A DNA window from Arachis duranensis cultivar V14167 chromosome 3, aradu.V14167.gnm2.J7QH, whole genome shotgun sequence contains the following coding sequences:
- the LOC107479612 gene encoding uncharacterized protein LOC107479612 — protein MSENVGSGTGSSLPSIPRPTPAVSRRKNATGNRSDIGWKHGIDVQGNGKKVKCNYCSKTISGGIYKFKHHLAGTKEDSEPCASVPEEVKAVMLKVCVEAKEASLKKRRFGDEEDYPEQTEKEKDNSQQKGKDIRNFVTKGKGAQVQSTINQMMKKDLKEQCDQQCAIFFYTSAIPFNVIKNPEFLKFCEMVGRYGIGYKPPSYHELRETQLKKAVNNVDEMLTEFKAEWKRTGCSIMSDGWTDKKRRSICNFLVNSPKGTVFLYSLDTSDISKTTDKVVKMLEDAVEFVGEENVVQIVTDNAANYKAVGERMMETRKSLYWTPCDAHCIDLILEDFEKKLKGKDLVRPGATRFATAYLTLTCLHDNKGPLMTMFTSADWKTTKVASTPEGIRVQNMALDSRLWKNIVICLKAAAPLITVLRLVDSDEKPAMGFIFEGMRNAKETIKTNFGCVKKSYEPIWEIIDGRWESQLHRPLHAAAYYLNPHYHYEPNFMVDDADIKIGLYSCLKKLVPNQEERKKVGLQLPDFHYARGLFGNETAKSSRKTMLPAEWWDFYGDSCPELKKFAIRVLNLTCSSSGCERNWSEFEMVHTKRRNRLHQKKMNDLVYVMYNLKLKGKQIRKTPELEFDAVHSDDEWITEDVNENIAESVEHSHLPMNDNTNDDPNSNEFAIPGMNSNEFNMGEGGENEFIGDPQQNLIEEEDEHVNDDEDFVGRVEPEAERNDVSDEDGEDDDVNSYESTSRV, from the exons TTGGTTCAGGGACAGGGTCTTCGCTTCCTAGTATTCCTAGACCTACACCTGCTGTTTCTAGGAGAAAAAATGCAACTGGAAATAGAAGTGATATAGGATGGAAACATGGGATTGATGTTCAAGGCAATGGTAAAAAAGTGAAGTGTAATTATTGCTCAAAAACTATAAGCGGAGGGATTTACAAATTCAAGCATCATCTTGCCGGTACTAAAGAGGATTCAGAGCCTTGTGCTTCAGTACCTGAAGAAGTGAAGGCTGTGATGTTGAAAGTTTGTGTGGAGGCTAAAGAAGCATCATTGAAGAAGAGAAGATTTGGTGATGAAGAGGATTATCCTgaacaaacagaaaaggaaaaggacAATTCTCAACAAAAGGGGAAAGATATTCGCAACTTTGTCACAAAAGGAAAAGGGGCTCAAGTTCAATCAACAATAAATCAAATGATGAAGAAGGATCTAAAGGAACAATGTGATCAACAATGTGCCATATTTTTCTATACAAGTGCTATTCCTTTCAATGTTATTAAGAATCCCgaatttttaaagttttgtgAGATGGTTGGTAGATATGGAATTGGCTATAAACCTCCTTCTTACCATGAGTTAAGAGAAACCCAATTAAAGAAAGCAGTAAACAATGTTGATGAAATGCTTACTGAATTTAAAGCAGAGTGGAAGAGAACTGGTTGTTCAATCATGTCGGATGGATGGACTGATAAAAAAAGGCGtagtatttgtaattttttggtGAACAGCCCTAAAGGAACAGTTTTTCTTTATTCATTGGACACTTCTGACATCTCGAAAACAACGGATAAAGTTGTCAAAATGCTAGAAGATGCCGTAGAATTTGTTGGTGAAGAGAATGTAGTCCAAATTGTTACAGATAATGCTGCTAATTATAAGGCTGTTGGAGAAAGAATGATGGAGACTAGAAAAAGTTTGTATTGGACACCATGTGATGCACACTGCATAGATTTGATATTGGAGGATTTTGAAAAGAAGCTAAAG GGAAAGGACTTGGTTCGGCCAGGTGCCACAAGATTCGCCACTGCCTATTTGACTCTCACTTGTCTTCATGATAATAAAGGACCGTTGATGACTATGTTTACTTCTGCTGATTGGAAGACAACTAAGGTTGCATCAACACCTGAAGGAATAAGAGTTCAAAACATGGCCTTGGATAGTAGGCTATGGAAGAATATTGTCATATGCCTCAAGGCTGCTGCTCCTCTCATTACAGTCCTTCGCTTGGTTGATTCAGATGAAAAACCAGCCATGGGTTTCATCTTTGAAGGCATGAGAAACGCCAAAGAAACAATCAAGACTAACTTCGGTTGTGTTAAAAAGAG TTATGAACCTATATGGGAAATTATTGATGGAAGGTGGGAAAGTCAATTGCATAGACCATTGCATGCAGCTGCGTATTATCTTAATCCTCATTATCACTATGAACCAAATTTCATGGTTGATGATGCTGACATTAAGATTGGCCTATATAGTTGTTTGAAAAAACTAGTTCCTAACCaggaagaaaggaaaaaggttGGTCTACAGCTTCCTGACTTTCATTATGCTAGAGGCCTCTTTGGTAATGAAACTGCAAAGAGTAGTAGGAAGACCATGCTACCTGCTGAGTGGTGGGACTTCTATGGAGATAGTTGTCCAGAACTAAAGAAGTTTGCTATCCGAGTTCTAAACTTAACTTGTAGTTCATCTGGTTGTGAGCGTAATTGGAGTGAATTTGAAATG GTTCATACAAAGAGAAGAAATCGGTTgcatcaaaagaaaatgaatgatcTAGTGTATGTGATGTATAATTTGAAGTTAAAGGGCAAGCAAATTAGAAAAACTCCAGAACTTGAATTTGATGCAGTGCATTCTGATGATGAGTGGATAACTGAGGATGTTAATGAAAATATTGCTGAAAGTGTTGAGCATTCTCACTTGCCAATGAATGACAATACTAATGATGATCCAAATAGTAATGAATTTGCTATTCCAGGTATGAATAGTAATGAATTCAACATGGGTGAGGGAGGTGAGAATGAGTTTATTGGGGATCCACAACAAAATTTaatagaggaagaagatgaacatgtgaatgatgatgaagattTTGTTGGCCGTGTTGAACCTGAGGCTGAAAGAAATGATGTTTCTGATGAAGATGGtgaagatgatgat GTAAACTCGTACGAGTCTACGAGTCGAGTCTAG